The DNA segment ACGCCATCATGGGCCCCAACGGCTCCGGCAAGTCGACCCTCGCCTACGCCCTGGCCGGTCACCCCAAGTACACCGTCTCCGGCGGCAGCGTCACCCTCGACGGCGAGGACGTCCTGGAGATGTCCGTCGACGAGCGCGCCCGCGCCGGTCTGTTCCTCGCCATGCAGTACCCGGTCGAGGTCCCCGGCGTCTCCGTCTCCAACTTCCTGCGCACCTCCGCCACCGCCATCCGCGGCGAGGCCCCCAAGCTGCGCACCTGGGTGAAGGAGGTCAAGGAGACCATGGAGCGCCTCCACATGGACCCCGCCTTCGCCGAGCGCAACGTCAACGAGGGCTTCTCCGGCGGTGAGAAGAAGCGCCACGAGATCCTCCAGCTGGAGCTCCTCAAGCCGCAGATCGCGATCCTCGACGAGACCGACTCAGGCCTGGACGTCGACGCGCTGCGCATCGTCTCCGAGGGCGTCAACCGCGTCCGCGAGTCCGGCGAGGTCGGCACCCTGCTGATCACGCACTACACGCGCATCCTGCGCTACATCAAGCCTGATCACGTCCACGTGTTCGCCGACGGGCGGATCGCCGAGTCCGGCGGCGCCGAGCTCGCCGACAAGCTCGAGAACGAGGGCTACGAGGCCTACGCGAAGGGTGGCGCATCCGAGTGACACAGACGCCGGGCCTCCTCACCGAGCCCAGGCTCCTGAGCGAGGCGATCCGCAAGGACTTCCCCATCCTGGACCGTCAGGTCCACGACGGCCGAAAGCTCGTCTACCTGGACAACGCAGCGACCAGCCAGAAGCCGCGTCAGGTGCTGGACGCGCTCAGTGAGTACTACGAGCGCTACAACGCCAACGTCCACCGGGGTGTGCATGTGCTCGCCGAGGAGGCCACGGCGCTGTACGAGGGCGCGCGCGACAAGGTCGCGGAGTTCGTCAACGCGCCCTCGCGCGACGAGGTGATCTTCACGAAGAACGCCTCGGAGTCGCTCAACCTCGTGGCGAACATGCTCGGCTGGGCCGACGAACCCTACCGGGTGGACCACGAGACCGAGATCGTCATCACGGAGATGGAGCACCACTCCAACATCGTGCCGTGGCAGCTGCTCGCGCAGCGCACCGGTGCCAAGCTGAAGTGGTTCGGCCTCACCGACGACGGCCGCCTCGACCTGTCCAACATCGACGAGGTCATCACCGAGAAGACGAAGATCGTCTCCTTCGTGCTGGTCTCCAACATCCTGGGCACGGTCAACCCGGTCGAGGCGATCGTGCGCCGCGCCCAGGAGGTCGGCGCCCTGGTGTGCATCGACGCCTCCCAGGCCGCCCCGCACATGCCGGTGGACGTACAGGCCCTCCAGGCCGACTTCGTGGCCTTCACCGGCCACAAGATGTGCGGCCCGACCGGGATCGGCGTCCTGTGGGGGCGCCAGGAACTGCTCGAGGACCTGCCGCCGTTCCTCGGCGGCGGCGAGATGATCGAGACCGTGTCGATGAGCTCGTCGACCTACGCGCCGGCCCCGCACAAGTTCGAGGCGGGCACCCCGCCGATCGCCCAGGCGGTCGGTCTCGGTGCCGCGATCGACTACCTGTCGGCCATCGGCATGGACAAGATCCTCGCCCACGAGCACGCGCTCACCGAGTACGCCGTCAAGCGGCTGGCCGAGGTCCCGGACCTGCGCATCATCGGCCCCGACACGGCCGAGGACCGTGGCGCCGCGATCTCGTTCGCGCTGGGCGACATCCACCCGCACGACGTGGGCCAGGTCCTCGACGAGCAGGGCATAGCGGTCCGGGTCGGCCACCACTGCGCGCGGCCGGTCTGCCTGCGGTACGGAATTCCCGCGACCACGCGAGCGTCGTTCTATCTGTACTCCACACCGGCCGAGATCGACGCGCTGGTCGACGGCCTGGAGCACGTACGGAACTTCTTCGGCTGAGGGGCTGGCTGGGCGTGAAGCTTGATTCGATGTACCAGGAAGTCATCCTGGACCACTACAAGAACCCGCACGGGCGGGGCTTGCGGGACGGCGACGCCGAGGTGCACCACGTCAACCCGACGTGCGGCGACGAGATCACGCTGCGGGTGAAGTACGACGGCACGACGGTGAGCGACGTCTCGTACGAGGGGCAGGGCTGCTCCATCAGCCAGGCCTCCGCCTCCGTGCTGAACGACCTGCTGGTCGGCAAGGACCTCGCCACGGCGCAGCGGATCCAGGAGACCTTCCTGGAGCTGATGCAGTCCAAGGGCAGGATCGAGCCGGACGACGCGATGGAGGAGACCCTGGAGGACGCGATCGCGTTCGCCGGGGTGTCCAAGTACCCCGCCCGCGTCAAGTGCGCCCTCCTGAGCTGGATGGCGTGGAAGGACGCGACAGCCCAGGCCCTGGGCTCCGACGCCGAAAGGACAACGGCATGAGCGAGACCGTGGAGATGAAGCCGGCCTCGGAGGAGGAGCTCCGCGAGGCCCTGATGGATGTCGTCGACCCCGAACTGGGCATCGACGTCGTCAACCTCGGCCTGATCTACGGAGTCCACGTCGACGACTCCAACGTGGCGACCATCGACATGACCCTGACATCCGCGGCCTGCCCGCTGACCGATGTCATCGAGGACCAGGCCAAGTCCGCCACCGAAGGCCTGGTCAGCGAACTGCGCATCAACTGGGTCTGGATGCCGCCGTGGGGCCCCGACAAGATCACGGACGACGGCCGCGAACAGCTGAGGGCACTCGGCTTCAACGTCTGAGACGTCCGGTACCGGTTCTCCCGCAGAACGGCGACACCCGGCAGGGGTGTCGCCGTTCTGCGGGTACGGGATTTCGCACGCGCGTTCCGCGCCGGGACGCCGGACCGGTGTGTACGCTCGTACACATGGGATACCTGCTGCTCGCCGGGGCGATCGCCGCGGAGGTCGGCGCCACCACCGCCATGAAGTACAGCGAGGGCTTCAGCAGACTCTGGCCCTCGCTGCTGACCCTGCTCGGCTACGTGGTCTCCTTCACCCTGCTCGCGCAGACGCTGCGTACCCTCTCCATCGGCACCGCGTACGCCATCTGGGCGGGGGTGGGCACGGCCGCCATCGCCGCGATCGGCGTCATGTTCATGGGGGAGGGGCTCACCGTCGTCAAGGTCGCCGGGATCGCGCTGATCATCGTGGGCGTGGTCGTGCTCAACCTCGGTGGCGCGCACTGATGGCCCGGCGGTACGACCCCGAGCGGCGTCGGCGGATCACCGACGCGGCGATCCGCGTCGTCGGCAGGAGCGGCATCGCGGGCCTCAGCCACCGCAGCGTCGCCGCCGAGGCCGATGTGCCGCTCGGCTCCACGACGTACCACTTCAAGACCCTCGACGAGCTGCTGGTGGCCGCGCTGCGCCAGGCGAACGAGGGCTTCGCCAAGGCCGTCGCCTCACGCGGCGGCCTGCAGGACCCGCGCACCGACCTGGCGGCCGAACTCGCCGGCCTGCTCGGCGAGTGGCTCGCGGGCGAACGCACCGGCGTCGAGCTGGAGTACGAGCTGTATCTGGCGGCCCTGCGCCGCCCCGCCCTGCGTCCCGTCGCGGCCGAGTGGTGCGAGGACGTCACCGAACTGCTGTCCCGCCGCACCGACCCGGACACCGCCCGCGCCCTGGTCGCCCTGATGGACGGCATCTGTCTCCAGACCCTGTTGACCGGAACGCCGTACGACGAGGAGTACGCGCGGGAGATGCTCGGCCGGGTCCTGGTCGGGGAGTGAGAGGGCGTCAACCCGCTGCTCCGCCTCCTCGGGGCCGTCTCCACGGAAACTCGGAACGCCTGCCCTCGACGGTCGTTCCGGCCGCGGCGTCAGTGGCATGGCCTACGGTGACACGTGGCCGGTGGAAACATCCCCTGGTGGGGGCGCGGCGCCTCACCGCCGCATGTTCGTTCTATTTCCATGTATCGGGGTGCCGAGGGAAGGGTAGATTCCACCGCCCGGGCCTTCCGAATCGTGTCAATGATCATGATGCGATGATGTGACCATCAGCAGTAACTTGTGCCCCTGTGATTGACACTCAGCTCTCTCGCCAGCAGGACGTGTCCGACGAACTCGCCACCGCGCTGTTCGGTACCCGCGCCGCGAGTCTCCACCACCCCTGGAAGCGGCTGTTCAGCTCTGCACCGTTCTCCTACCAGGAGGGTCTCAGTCACGAAGAACGTATCCGGCTGTCGTACGAGCGTCTGCGTCTGGTCAACGACGCCGTCGACCATCCGTCGGCCTTCGCGACCGACCCCGCCGCGCTGAGCGCGATGCACGAGTGGGCCGGCGTCACCGACGCCGGCATGGCGACCTGCGCCAGCATCCACTACAACCTCTTCCTCGGCAGCCTCCTCGATCACGACCACGACCAGCGGGACCTGACGGAGTATCTGCGGATGGCCCGCGTCGGAACGTTTCTGTGCACCGAACTCGCGCACGGCAACGACGCCGCCCAGATGGAAACCACCTGCACCTTCGACCGTGCCACCGGTGGCTTAGTCCTCCACACCCCCCGCCCCGAGGCCTGCAAGTGGATGCCCAACACCAGCGCCGTGGGCGGGCCCAAGGACGCAGTGGTCGCCGCCCGCCTCCTCGTCGACGACCGGGACCTGGGCGTCTTCCTGTTCCTGACTCCGCTGCACGACGCCCACGGCACACCGATGCCCGGCATCCGAATACGCCGCCTGCCCCGGACGGCCAGCAGCCCGGTCGACCACTGCGCCACCAGCTTCGACCACGTCGGCCTGCCCTACACCGCACTGCTCCAGGGCGACCACGGCCGCCTCACTCCCGACGGCCGCTTCACCAGCAACCTCGGCAACCCCCGCAAACGCTTCCTCCGCTCCATCGGACGCGTCACCATGGGCAAACTCTGCATGAGCGCCTACAGCCTCGGCACCACCCGCCACGCCCTGACCGTAGCCACCCGCCACGCCCACAACCGCCACACCTCCGGCATGACCAGCGGCCACAAGGTGCCGCTGTTCGCACACCGCAGCCACCACGCCCCGCTGCTGGAAGCCACCGCCACCGCCTACGCCGCCACCCTCCTGCAACGCAGTGTCACCCAGCAGTGGACACAGGCGACGGACGACGACCTGCAGGACTGCGAACGGCTCGTCGCCGTGGCCAAGGGATGGATCACCTGGCAGGCACGCGCCATCATGACCGAATGCCGCGAACGCTGCGGCGCCCAGGGCCTGATCCTCGCCAACGGCATCGCCGGCCAGCTCGCCGCGAACGAGGGCACCATCACCGCCGAAGGCGACAACAAGGTCATCTGGGTCAAGGCCGCAGGCGAAATGCTCCTCGGCGGCTTCGCCCCGAAACCGGCCAGTGAGATCCCGCCGGGGCAGCGCGTGCTGGAGGACCCGCACTACCTGCAGGAACTCCTGACGGACGTCGAGCGGATATGGCACGAACGAGCCCGCACCCGGCTGCGCGGCGGCCGGCCCCCCTCCCCCCTGGCCCGCTGGAACGCCACCGTCACCCCCGCCCTCCAACTCGTCGAGGCCCACGCCCACCGCCTGGCCGGCGACGCCCTCCTCGACGCGGCGACCCGGGCAGGCGCCGCGGCAGCCCGGCAGATCCTCGCCGACCTGCACCGGCTGTTCACCCTGCGCCGCATCGCCGCGCACAGCGGTGACCTGCTGGCCCAGGGGCGGCTCACCACCGACCAGGTACAGCGGCTGCCCGACGCCGTCGAGAGTGCCGTCGCAGCCCTGGAGCCCCACGCGCTGACGCTGGTCGGAGGATTCGACGTGCCGGAGGAACTGCTGAACAGCCACCCCGTACTGCACGCGGACAATCCGGAAGCCCTCGTCTCCGCATAGCGGCCGGCCGTCATCGGCCGGCCGTCATGGAGGGCCCGCCCGGTACCTGAGACGGCGCGGCACCGGTTCGCATCGCCGGGCCCGCGCCGGTTAGGTTGCCCTCATGACCGACTCGACTGCTCAGAGCACCACCGGCGCAGTGGCCGCCGGCCTCGCCACCCTCACCGCCGACGGAACCGTCCTCGACACCTGGTTCCCCGCCCCCGAACTCGCCGCCGCGCCCGGCCCGTCCGGCACCGAGCGGCTGTCCGCCGAGCGCGCCGCCGAACTCCTCGGCGCCGGCGCGACCGCGGCGATCGGACCGGACGCGCGCCGGGGTGTCGAAGTGGTCGCGGTCCGTACGGTCATCTCCTCGCTCGACGAGAAGCCGACCGACGCGCACGACGTCTACCTGCGCCTCCACCTGCTCTCGCACCGTCTGGTCAAGCCGCACGGCCAGAACCTGGAGGGCATGTTCGGCTTCCTCGCGAACGTCGCCTGGACCTCGCTCGGCCCCGTCGCCGTCGACGACGTCGAGAAGGTGCGGCTGAACGCCCGCGCCGAGGGCCTGCACCTGGCCGTCACGTCCATCGACAAGTTCCCCCGGATGACGGACTATGTCGTCCCCAAGGGCGTCCGCATCGCCGACGCGGACCGGGTCCGCCTGGGCGCCCACCTCGCCGCGGGCACCACGGTCATGCACGAGGGCTTCGTCAACTTCAACGGGGGCACCCTCGGCACCTCCATGGTCGAGGGCCGCATCTCCGCGGGCGTCGTTGTCGGCGACGGCTCGGACATCGGCGGCGGCGCCTCCACCATGGGCACGCTGTCCGGCGGCGGCAGCGTGATCATCGCCATCGGCGAGCGCTGCCTGGTCGGGGCCGAGGCGGGCGTCGGCATCGCGCTCGGCGACGAGTGCGTCGTCGAGGCAGGCCTGTACGTCACCGCGGGCACCCGCGTGACCATGCCCGACGGCGAGGTCGTCAAGGCCCGCGCGCTGTCCGGCGCCTCCCACATTCTCTTCCGCCGCAACTCGATCACCGGCACGGTCGAGGCCCGCCCGAACAATGCGGTCTGGGGCGGCCTGAACGACGTCCTGCACAGCCACAACTGACGGGGAGCCGCGGATCCGCCCCGTGGGCGCGCCCGGGTGCGACGACCGTACCCGGGCATGCTCCCCCGACGGTTCCGGACCCCGGCCTCAGCGGCTCAGGACTGTTTCCCGGCGCATGTGGGACAGCTTCTCCGGGTTGCGTACGGCGTACAGGCCGGTGACGAGGCCGCCCTCGACGCGGACCGTCAGGACGGTGTCGAGTTCGCCGTCGACCCGCAGGAGCAGTGCCGGGCGGCCGTTGACCTCGGCCGGCAGGAACGAGGAACCGGCGGGGATCCTGCCCAGGCCCGCGGTCAGCAGGCGGGCCACCTTGTCGGCCCCGACGATGGGCCGCAGGACGGCCTGCCTGACCCCGCCGCCGTCGCCCAGCAGGACCACATCCGGTGCCAGGATGTCGAGCAGGTTCTGGAGGTCTCCCGTCTCGACCGCCCGGCGGAACGCGTCGAGCGCCTTTCGGGAGTCCGTCGACGAGACGTGTTCGCGCGGCCGGCGTGCCGCCACGTGGGCGCGTGCGCGGTGCGCGATCTGGCGGACCGTGGCCGGTTTCCGGTCGACGGCCTCCGCGATCTCGTCGTACTCCAGGGCGAACACCTCGCGCAGCACGAACACCGCCCGCTCCGTCGGCGTGAGTGTCTCCAGCACCAGCATCATCGCCGTCGAGACGCTGTCGGCGAGTTCGACGTCCTCGGCCACGTCGGGCGTGGTGAGCAGCGGCTCGGGCAGCCACGAGCCCACATAGGACTCCTTGCGGCGGCCGAGCGTGCGCAGCCGGTTCAGCGCCTGGCGTGTGGTGATCCGGACCAGGTACGCCCGCCGGTCCCGCACCGTGCCGAGCTCGACCCCCGCCCACCGCAGCCAGGTCTCCTGCAGCATGTCCTCCGCGTCGGCGGCCGAGCCCAGCATCTCGTAGGCGACCGTGAACAGGAGGTTGCGGTGGTCGACGAACACCTCGGTGGCGGCATCCGTTCCCGCTTCGCCCGCGGGGCGCCCGGCCGTGGGCTCGCTTCGTTCGCTCTTCACCGGACGTTCCTTCGCTTTTGACTGCGTCATGCGCACAGGGCCCGATCCCCGCGATCCTGCGGCCCCTGTCTGCCATGGCCCGTGTCACAGGGCGGGTCCGTCACACGAAGCCGGCGACCGGCATCGCGTGTTCATTCGATATAACACCACAAGTAGGGACGACGCCATAAATGCCTGATTCGATCTGTTCGTCAACGAACCCGTCCTCGAGTTCGTCAAGCGGTTGGCCGGCGCCGGCCGGATCGACGGCTGAGGCCGCCGCGCCGACCTGCGCACCGAGGAGGCCGCTGCCGCCCGGCGCGGGTCCACCACGTTCACCGAGGCCGGGCAGGCCCTCGCGGAGGAGGCCGTCCGGCTCGGCGACGCCCACCAGGGCGTGTCCGACGGGGCCTGGGCCCGGGTGCGCAAGCACCGTGACGGCGACCGGACCGTCGCCCTGGTCGCCCCGGTCGTGCGGCCAACCGGCTCGCCGTGATCGTCCGACGGAAGGGAGGGGCGTGCGAGCCGGGCGTGTTCGCCCATGCCCTCGGCTGAGGGACGGGCGCGTGCGGCGAGCGGTGACGGTCAGCCTGCCGTGAGG comes from the Streptomyces sp. KMM 9044 genome and includes:
- a CDS encoding acyl-CoA dehydrogenase family protein, yielding MIDTQLSRQQDVSDELATALFGTRAASLHHPWKRLFSSAPFSYQEGLSHEERIRLSYERLRLVNDAVDHPSAFATDPAALSAMHEWAGVTDAGMATCASIHYNLFLGSLLDHDHDQRDLTEYLRMARVGTFLCTELAHGNDAAQMETTCTFDRATGGLVLHTPRPEACKWMPNTSAVGGPKDAVVAARLLVDDRDLGVFLFLTPLHDAHGTPMPGIRIRRLPRTASSPVDHCATSFDHVGLPYTALLQGDHGRLTPDGRFTSNLGNPRKRFLRSIGRVTMGKLCMSAYSLGTTRHALTVATRHAHNRHTSGMTSGHKVPLFAHRSHHAPLLEATATAYAATLLQRSVTQQWTQATDDDLQDCERLVAVAKGWITWQARAIMTECRERCGAQGLILANGIAGQLAANEGTITAEGDNKVIWVKAAGEMLLGGFAPKPASEIPPGQRVLEDPHYLQELLTDVERIWHERARTRLRGGRPPSPLARWNATVTPALQLVEAHAHRLAGDALLDAATRAGAAAARQILADLHRLFTLRRIAAHSGDLLAQGRLTTDQVQRLPDAVESAVAALEPHALTLVGGFDVPEELLNSHPVLHADNPEALVSA
- the sufC gene encoding Fe-S cluster assembly ATPase SufC gives rise to the protein MATLEIRDLHVTVEADNATKEILKGVDLTVKQGETHAIMGPNGSGKSTLAYALAGHPKYTVSGGSVTLDGEDVLEMSVDERARAGLFLAMQYPVEVPGVSVSNFLRTSATAIRGEAPKLRTWVKEVKETMERLHMDPAFAERNVNEGFSGGEKKRHEILQLELLKPQIAILDETDSGLDVDALRIVSEGVNRVRESGEVGTLLITHYTRILRYIKPDHVHVFADGRIAESGGAELADKLENEGYEAYAKGGASE
- a CDS encoding RNA polymerase sigma-70 factor, coding for MTQSKAKERPVKSERSEPTAGRPAGEAGTDAATEVFVDHRNLLFTVAYEMLGSAADAEDMLQETWLRWAGVELGTVRDRRAYLVRITTRQALNRLRTLGRRKESYVGSWLPEPLLTTPDVAEDVELADSVSTAMMLVLETLTPTERAVFVLREVFALEYDEIAEAVDRKPATVRQIAHRARAHVAARRPREHVSSTDSRKALDAFRRAVETGDLQNLLDILAPDVVLLGDGGGVRQAVLRPIVGADKVARLLTAGLGRIPAGSSFLPAEVNGRPALLLRVDGELDTVLTVRVEGGLVTGLYAVRNPEKLSHMRRETVLSR
- a CDS encoding cysteine desulfurase; translation: MTQTPGLLTEPRLLSEAIRKDFPILDRQVHDGRKLVYLDNAATSQKPRQVLDALSEYYERYNANVHRGVHVLAEEATALYEGARDKVAEFVNAPSRDEVIFTKNASESLNLVANMLGWADEPYRVDHETEIVITEMEHHSNIVPWQLLAQRTGAKLKWFGLTDDGRLDLSNIDEVITEKTKIVSFVLVSNILGTVNPVEAIVRRAQEVGALVCIDASQAAPHMPVDVQALQADFVAFTGHKMCGPTGIGVLWGRQELLEDLPPFLGGGEMIETVSMSSSTYAPAPHKFEAGTPPIAQAVGLGAAIDYLSAIGMDKILAHEHALTEYAVKRLAEVPDLRIIGPDTAEDRGAAISFALGDIHPHDVGQVLDEQGIAVRVGHHCARPVCLRYGIPATTRASFYLYSTPAEIDALVDGLEHVRNFFG
- the sufU gene encoding Fe-S cluster assembly sulfur transfer protein SufU is translated as MKLDSMYQEVILDHYKNPHGRGLRDGDAEVHHVNPTCGDEITLRVKYDGTTVSDVSYEGQGCSISQASASVLNDLLVGKDLATAQRIQETFLELMQSKGRIEPDDAMEETLEDAIAFAGVSKYPARVKCALLSWMAWKDATAQALGSDAERTTA
- a CDS encoding TetR/AcrR family transcriptional regulator, encoding MARRYDPERRRRITDAAIRVVGRSGIAGLSHRSVAAEADVPLGSTTYHFKTLDELLVAALRQANEGFAKAVASRGGLQDPRTDLAAELAGLLGEWLAGERTGVELEYELYLAALRRPALRPVAAEWCEDVTELLSRRTDPDTARALVALMDGICLQTLLTGTPYDEEYAREMLGRVLVGE
- a CDS encoding metal-sulfur cluster assembly factor is translated as MSETVEMKPASEEELREALMDVVDPELGIDVVNLGLIYGVHVDDSNVATIDMTLTSAACPLTDVIEDQAKSATEGLVSELRINWVWMPPWGPDKITDDGREQLRALGFNV
- the dapD gene encoding 2,3,4,5-tetrahydropyridine-2,6-dicarboxylate N-succinyltransferase; translation: MTDSTAQSTTGAVAAGLATLTADGTVLDTWFPAPELAAAPGPSGTERLSAERAAELLGAGATAAIGPDARRGVEVVAVRTVISSLDEKPTDAHDVYLRLHLLSHRLVKPHGQNLEGMFGFLANVAWTSLGPVAVDDVEKVRLNARAEGLHLAVTSIDKFPRMTDYVVPKGVRIADADRVRLGAHLAAGTTVMHEGFVNFNGGTLGTSMVEGRISAGVVVGDGSDIGGGASTMGTLSGGGSVIIAIGERCLVGAEAGVGIALGDECVVEAGLYVTAGTRVTMPDGEVVKARALSGASHILFRRNSITGTVEARPNNAVWGGLNDVLHSHN
- a CDS encoding DMT family transporter, with amino-acid sequence MGYLLLAGAIAAEVGATTAMKYSEGFSRLWPSLLTLLGYVVSFTLLAQTLRTLSIGTAYAIWAGVGTAAIAAIGVMFMGEGLTVVKVAGIALIIVGVVVLNLGGAH